A window of the Butyricimonas virosa genome harbors these coding sequences:
- a CDS encoding C40 family peptidase — MNRTFKFNTLYIGILLLVLAFSSCTSSKQLAIQKNKTAQLSRKLGFTVNRKDDLPLLEEVSRWLGTPYRYGGTTRTGADCSGFVGAVYKNVYHKSLQRTVVNIYNKDCQRIGKRRLKPGDLVFFNFSKRKKRTLNHMGIYLKNGYFAHASTSKGVMVNHLSENYYKKGWRKSGRVW, encoded by the coding sequence ATGAATAGAACATTTAAATTTAACACGCTATATATCGGGATTCTTTTGCTGGTCCTCGCTTTTTCGTCCTGTACCTCATCCAAACAACTCGCCATCCAGAAAAATAAAACCGCACAGCTATCCCGCAAGCTGGGTTTCACGGTGAACCGAAAAGACGATCTACCCCTACTGGAAGAGGTCAGTCGATGGCTGGGAACTCCCTACCGGTATGGTGGAACCACCCGCACAGGGGCCGATTGTTCGGGTTTCGTGGGAGCCGTGTATAAAAATGTTTACCATAAATCCCTACAACGCACGGTTGTTAATATCTATAATAAAGACTGCCAGCGCATCGGGAAACGCCGTTTGAAACCGGGTGATCTTGTCTTTTTCAACTTCTCCAAGCGGAAGAAAAGAACCCTCAACCACATGGGTATCTACCTCAAAAACGGTTACTTCGCTCATGCCAGCACATCAAAAGGTGTCATGGTCAACCACCTAAGCGAAAATTACTATAAAAAAGGGTGGCGTAAATCCGGCAGGGTATGGTAG
- a CDS encoding ACP phosphodiesterase encodes MNYLAHIFLSGDDRRVQIGNFVGDAVKGRAYENYPLGFREGILLHREIDDYTDHHPVVREVVDMLRGGFGRYSGVLTDIYFDHLLARSFQSYSGQSLRWFAFGFYRALVLNYRHLPERFKGFLWHFILTNRLVRYASLSGIKRSLEIMVEYKNLGVDPGAAIVFFERNQDRLQELFDRFLPDVQKKCRMMLEADISC; translated from the coding sequence ATGAATTATTTAGCACATATATTTCTCTCGGGAGATGATCGGAGAGTTCAGATCGGAAATTTTGTCGGGGATGCTGTTAAGGGACGGGCTTACGAGAATTATCCGTTGGGTTTTCGGGAGGGTATTCTGTTACACCGGGAGATTGATGATTATACGGATCATCATCCCGTGGTTCGGGAGGTGGTAGATATGTTGCGAGGTGGTTTCGGGCGTTACTCGGGCGTTTTGACGGATATTTATTTTGATCATTTATTAGCAAGGAGTTTTCAGAGTTATTCCGGGCAGTCGTTGAGGTGGTTCGCTTTTGGGTTTTATAGGGCATTAGTTTTGAATTATCGTCATTTACCGGAACGGTTTAAGGGGTTCCTTTGGCATTTTATCCTGACGAATCGATTGGTGCGTTATGCGTCCCTTTCTGGAATTAAGCGTTCACTGGAAATCATGGTGGAATACAAGAATTTGGGAGTTGACCCGGGGGCGGCCATCGTCTTTTTCGAGAGGAATCAGGATCGGTTACAGGAGTTGTTCGATCGTTTCCTGCCGGATGTTCAAAAGAAATGTCGTATGATGTTGGAGGCGGATATAAGTTGTTAA
- a CDS encoding mechanosensitive ion channel family protein has translation MEELLTSPSNVSLDVFLTKMIDLGISVGSKILLAIVVFLVGRWIVRRLNKLLAKILEKRHVEASLSTFVKSLVNITLTLLLIIVVIGVLGIETSSFIALFASAGVAIGMALSGTLQNFAGGVMILLFKPFKVGDTIEAQGQTGTVREIQIFNTILATPDNKIIIIPNGGLSTGLMKNYSKEATRRVDWEFGIAYGDDYTKAKAVIARLLDADGRVLKDPAYFIALTSLGESSVNIVVRAWVNAGDYWGVYFDMNEKVYKTFAEENLNIPFPQLDVHLLGKTE, from the coding sequence ATGGAAGAATTATTGACAAGTCCTTCTAATGTGTCATTAGATGTGTTCTTAACTAAGATGATCGATTTAGGTATATCGGTCGGTTCTAAGATTTTGTTGGCTATCGTGGTGTTCCTTGTGGGACGCTGGATTGTTCGGCGATTGAACAAGCTGTTGGCGAAGATATTGGAAAAACGTCACGTGGAGGCTTCTTTGTCGACATTCGTGAAGAGTTTGGTAAATATCACGTTAACATTGTTGTTGATTATCGTGGTGATTGGAGTGCTTGGCATCGAGACTAGTTCATTTATTGCTCTTTTTGCATCTGCCGGTGTTGCTATTGGTATGGCGTTGAGCGGTACGTTACAAAATTTTGCCGGTGGTGTGATGATTTTGTTGTTCAAGCCGTTTAAGGTTGGAGATACGATCGAGGCTCAAGGACAGACCGGTACGGTGAGAGAAATTCAGATATTTAATACGATTTTGGCAACTCCCGATAATAAGATTATCATTATCCCGAATGGAGGTTTGTCAACAGGGTTGATGAAAAACTATTCTAAAGAGGCTACCCGTCGTGTGGACTGGGAGTTTGGAATTGCTTACGGGGATGATTACACGAAGGCGAAGGCTGTGATTGCCCGTTTGCTGGATGCGGATGGGCGTGTGTTGAAGGACCCGGCTTATTTTATTGCCTTGACTTCTTTGGGGGAGAGTTCAGTGAATATCGTGGTTCGTGCTTGGGTGAACGCCGGGGATTACTGGGGTGTTTATTTTGATATGAACGAGAAGGTGTACAAGACGTTCGCCGAGGAGAATCTGAATATCCCGTTCCCACAGTTGGATGTACATTTGCTCGGGAAGACAGAATAG